In the Juglans regia cultivar Chandler unplaced genomic scaffold, Walnut 2.0 Scaffold_20633, whole genome shotgun sequence genome, TTCATCAAACTTGAAGGGATAAAGCGTAAAaagttcaaattaaattaaaatttagagacTAATTAATCTATCTTAAAAGCAAATCACGtgaactattttaatatttaattaaccaaaataaaaatattggtaCAATGATACACTAATCAttcgtttggatattaaaaatatttttaaataataataaaataatttatgaataatagtgaatagtttataaatagtaataaaacagtttaaaaatatatgagatcaataattgtgttcccaaacaagccttaattaatttgcaagtAAGATCTCTTTCCTGaattaatttctaactcatgttttggttgataaaaaatgatattgtttTATCAGAATAaccatcaattaattaatagcacAAAACGCATAAAATATCACAACTCAAGAAAAATACATAAGATCGAGATCATCTCCTCTATCGGTATTAATAATTAATCCAACTTCtctgatcaattatatatatactagaaaGAATTATCAGAACAATCTCCAATTCCATGCATGCTGCATATAATAGAACCAAGTCACTTCTCGATTGGATCTGCAAGTTTCACACAGAATATCGTCGTATTCATCCACTAACTCGTCAATGGATAACCATCCGTTCCTCTTGATCTGCAGTTTGCATGGTTCTTTACGTGAACATGACAGTACTTGCTGTTTCCCAAAACTGTTGTTCTTAAACCACCACATAGATCGCCACAACATCGTCCTCACTTTGTCACGGCACTCTTTCATTCTCGAACGTCCCGATTTAGCTTTCAGAGAAGATAAAATCTTTATGCCTGCTTGCTGCTGTTTTGATTGATCATGATCTCCCGAGCACAGTAGGATAATCCCATTGACATACGTTGCTTCGACGTGTTCTTTCTCTGCAGATTTTTTCAAGTACTCGAACCCTACCTCTGTCATTCTGTAACTGAAGTAAGAAATCATTCCTTGTCTGTATAGGGGGGACTCGGGATTGCCGCAGTCTTTGCAGCGTTTCAAGAATGACGATGCTTCGCCACTTATATTCCATGGAAAGACTGAGAATTTCTCTAGCGATACGTGTTGGAATATAGAATCCTCCTCCTCTGCCAACTCTAGAAACTCTTTACAGCTTATTTTGGCATTGAACAGATCGGTGAAAGAAGCAGAGGCGACCCGTGCTAGGATTTCCATCAGCATGTCTCGGGGAAGAGATACAAGTTTCGGGCAATAACATTGATCTTCATGATCAAGTCGTCGTGATGATCTCTTGTATTTCGTTGTCTTCTTCGCCTTCAAAGCACCCATTATTGCTGCCGCCTGCCGCTGGTGGCTTTTTTCTGCCGatcccagagagagagagatttatgaGATCACGATCATGAGGGAAACAGAAAGAAAAGTTTGGATCGGACGACTACTCATGTGGAGGAATTTAATTGGCTAGCTTTGCTCGGTGTAGATAATTTATAAGTCCGAGTCGAATACGGATTTGTATCTGAATCAAGAAACCAAAAGCCAAGTCATGCAAGGATTCGGAAAATCAAGGATAAAGGTCATTAATTTCCGGTAGTACTGATGAGATGAAATCCGCATTGATCGATTGCGCTCTCTCTTATCTCCACCTCATGAGTAGTGCGATCAGTGTGGCGTGCGCTCATGCATtctcaaactatatatatactatataaaatggatgtaatttgttatttttatcattttatttaaatatatatatatatatttacatattgatatatgtatttaaataaaaagataaaaataataaattatatattaatatgtggtgtaagagataatgagtaaaaatttataaaagaatatcagcCTGCCtctaaaacaaaaacagaagaaaaaagaagttgaCCAGTGGTTGAATATTTTGgagttaattaatttatttgaaggctttaaatttttatatttttcttgccATTTAATTAAAAGAGTTGGCCAATGGCCAGCACCATTTTAGAttattgagaattgaaaagctTATAATATATGgagcataaaaaataataataataataataatcctcAAGAACCAAGACCCCCAGTTAATCGCATCGTAGGCGCACGTGTTATCTAAAAAGTAAAAGTTGGGGAAAGAAGGGACGACAATGCTAAAGAAACGAGAAGATTTGAATTTAGAGGAGTTGagattatcttattattattatttataaatattattattatttataaatcatcttaattcatatcatcttatttctaaatttaaataccATCTATATCATTGTTCAAAAAGGAAAACTTGGAGTGGCTGAACGAATCGAACTGTCTTCGAGTTCGGTTGTATCCAATGCCGGACCTACGTGTATCTAGGGGGCCATGGACCCcttagatttttttgaaaatcaaaatataccctaatttttaatcataattttataaaatatagaaaatgactctcaaaaaattttatacTCGTATgctttgtaaaattttataaaatttcaaatttattaatttggatttcaaaattttgtcatacaatattaagtttcttaatatagagtccaaagtaaaaatataagaaaaatcatttaaggttAATGATTTATATGGAAAATAATTGAGAGGTTTTATCCTCTAGACTTCATTGATTAAGGAAAAActtatttaagatttttattataggctattatatgcttaatgtgacacgaaaatatctagagtttatatgaaatttaataaactagTTTATATACTAGAATGAAATatgacattttaaaaaatcacttgATAATTTCtatgaaacaaataaattctaaatattttttttataaaaataataatagatgaatattatttcatgaaactttaacataaaaaatctgaaacatataaatgttgtatttttagaattttttttacgtgtatattataaattatcaagatttaattttatatatagttatattattattatttttaaatttcaatgtGTCACACAGTACTAGAAAATTTGGCTTCctcaaaaaaattgttagtTTCGCCGTTGGTTGTATCGGTAATCATTGAAAGACAATATATATCGTTGTAACCGGATTGGCAAATGTCCCAAGACCGGGTAGGTCCCATTGATCCCATGCAAGAATATTCCGATCGAGCACGCACGGTTTGGCTACAACTTTGTTCATTAAAAAAGGCTGCGCTGCGCATCAGTCGGAAGTCGTAACATaccacataaattttttttttttcactcaatgcattgagtgtgcgGTGACTTCAACAAACAGTaggttgatatttatatttttttattaaaaaatgacacTCTAAAAATTAGGATGGGAGCAGGAtccttcatgtatttttttttattttttattttttttcaggtcttataattaagagaaaaagATTGGCATATATAATAAGACATAATTCGATTACACatatcaaactatctcattttatttaatataatcattataatttttataaattctcacataaaatatcataaataatttaaaatttttaaatcttaaaataaaaataatattaaaaattatgttttaataatattttatttaatttttaattttgttctcaTCTCATGTTACCGATGTAATCAAACCAGACCAAGTTTTATAACATGTAATAATCATTTAATTCTCTATAGAATTTGGAGGATTGGGCATCATAAAGAGAATTGGTCATTACGAGTCAAGATTAatcgtgcatgcatgcatgcatggttaatttcatgttttatatatgtaattattaattaattaaatgatggctataaacaaaattaatgatagccaaggaagagagagagagagagtctaggGAATTGGATAGAATATTTTGTCATGCATTAATGATTACATGAGCTTTGGTTGGCAAATCTTGTGCCTAACTGCAATGCAACGACGTTGTCTCTTTTGCAGGGTGAATTTTTGTCGACTCGCGCCCCCTAGCCAGCTCCTACATAACAGATTGGTTTCGAGAAGAGAAgattttaaattagttaaataaaatattattaaaatattatttttttgatattaatattattttaaaatttaaaaaagttaaattatttattatattttatataaaatttttaaaaaaatataataatgagatgagataggttgaAAGTATTTCTGTATCTAAATAGAGATAAGGGCCCatttggatgatgagatgagatgtgttgaggtggtttatgaataataacgaaattattaattgtaattagataagatgatatgagagaTGATCATCTCACCTATATATCCAAACCAGCTCTTTAACTAATGGATCATAGTTAATTaatgaagattatatatatagtcttgaCTTTctcaataagaaaat is a window encoding:
- the LOC118345287 gene encoding putative F-box protein At1g67623 is translated as MGALKAKKTTKYKRSSRRLDHEDQCYCPKLVSLPRDMLMEILARVASASFTDLFNAKISCKEFLELAEEEDSIFQHVSLEKFSVFPWNISGEASSFLKRCKDCGNPESPLYRQGMISYFSYRMTEVGFEYLKKSAEKEHVEATYVNGIILLCSGDHDQSKQQQAGIKILSSLKAKSGRSRMKECRDKVRTMLWRSMWWFKNNSFGKQQVLSCSRKEPCKLQIKRNGWLSIDELVDEYDDILCETCRSNREVTWFYYMQHAWNWRLF